The region TATTACCCACAAGATCAGCACCCTCTTTAATTGGCGATGAACGCCGAATTTCCATTCTCATGGTAGAATAAAACTTGAGCGCATTTCCTCCTGTCGTGGTCTCCGGATTGCCAAACATGACGCCTATCTTCATCCTAATCTGATTGATGAACACAAGACAGGTCCTGGTCCTATTGATATTGGCCGTGAGTTTTCTAAGGGCCTGACTCATGAGTCGGGCCTGGAGCCCTACATGTGAATCCCCCATCTCTCCTTCTATTTCAGCCTTTGGGACGAGAGCTGCTACTGAATCGACGACAATAATGTCCAAAGCCCCGCTCCTTACAAGCGCGTCTACTATCTCAAGGGCCTGTTCCCCATAATCTGGCTGGGAAATGAGTAAATCATCCACATTTACTCCGAGTTTTTTTGCGTATACGGGATCAAGGGCGTGTTCTGCATCAACAAAGGCTGCCATCCCTCCATCCTTCTGTGCCGAAGCTATCATATGGAGGGCAAGGGTAGTCTTGCCTGAGGACTCCGGACCATAGATCTCTATTATCCTCCCCCTGGGTATCCCCCCAACCCCAGTAGCTATATCTACAGCAATGGATCCAGTGGATATTACTGGGATATCTTCCACTGATCCACGTTCTCCTAAACGCATCACCGAGCCCTTTCCAAACTGTTTTTGTATCTGGGCTATGGCGATATCTACTGCCTTCCTTTTATCGGATTCTACGGGGGG is a window of Dissulfuribacter thermophilus DNA encoding:
- the recA gene encoding recombinase RecA, whose amino-acid sequence is MKPPVESDKRKAVDIAIAQIQKQFGKGSVMRLGERGSVEDIPVISTGSIAVDIATGVGGIPRGRIIEIYGPESSGKTTLALHMIASAQKDGGMAAFVDAEHALDPVYAKKLGVNVDDLLISQPDYGEQALEIVDALVRSGALDIIVVDSVAALVPKAEIEGEMGDSHVGLQARLMSQALRKLTANINRTRTCLVFINQIRMKIGVMFGNPETTTGGNALKFYSTMRMEIRRSSPIKEGADLVGNRTKVKIVKNKIAPPFKEAEFDIYYGEGISRESSLIDLASAVDIIEKSGSWYSYKGERLGQGRENVRNFLKEHPELSEEIEREVRSAYGLKTAQKKSDEPIPDKSRRQEADQ